One Glycine max cultivar Williams 82 chromosome 4, Glycine_max_v4.0, whole genome shotgun sequence DNA segment encodes these proteins:
- the LOC102668817 gene encoding uncharacterized protein — MASSNGNFPASMLVLKGKNYDDWCAQMKVIFRFQDVTEMVQKGVQELDRNPTDAQKKIRSIDTTKKAWDTLEKSYARDSKLKKVKLQTLRRQYELLQMREQESIGIENLEPRFDHIVVAIKQGQNFEEMKIEELQGILEAQEMRLNERNLQRSVEQAMQAQTTKGNNYDGGKNKKGKGKWKNNKWKGSNECRNKRVPRNADEAQLAQDEDSDSDKVLLMVKSKIKFADNSSVTAEGIGKAMIQRKDGQHSFINDVLYVPNMKNNLLSLGQLLEKDYSMKMEDSQMKIFDSKRRLILKASLSRNRTFKIGIHIVEFQLAASISDES, encoded by the exons ATGGCTTCCTCGAATGGAAATTTTCCAGCATCTATGCTTGTTCTCAAAGGCAAGAACTATGATGATTGGTGTGCTCAGATGAAGGTAATTTTTCGATTTCAAGATGTGACagaaatggtgcaaaaaggggtTCAAGAACTTGACAGAAACCCAACTGATGCACAGAAG aaaattagatcTATTGATACTACAAAGAAGGCATGGGATACTCTAGAGAAATCCTATGCAAGGGATAGCAAACTTAAGAAGGTGAAGTTGCAGACCTTGAGAAGGCAGTATGAACTTCTACAAATGAGAGAACAAGAAAGCATTG GTATTGAGAACCTTGAACCAAGATTCGATCATATAGTGGTGGCAATTAAGCAAGGCCAGAATTTTGAAgaaatgaagattgaagaactaCAAGGAATTCTTGAAGCTCAAGAGATGAGGCTCAATGAAAGAAATTTACAAAGATCAGTTGAGCAAGCTATGCAAGCCCAAACAACCAAAGGGAACAACTATGATGGTGGTAAGAATaagaagggaaagggaaagTGGAAGAACAATAAGTGGAAGGGGTCAA ATGAATGCAGAAATAAAAGGGTTCCAAGAAATGCAGATGAGGCTCAATTGGCACAAGATGAGGATTCTGACTCTGATAAAGTGTTACTAATG GTGAAGAGCAAGATCAAGTTTGCAGATAACAGCTCTGTAACTGCAGAAGGCATTGGAAAGGCAATGATTCAGAGGAAGGATGGACAACACTCATTTATAAATGATGTGCTATATGTTCCCAATATGAAGAATAATTTGCTGAGCTTGGGACAGTTGCTAGAAAAGGACTACTCAATGAAAATGGAGGACAGTCAAATGAAGATATTTGACAGCAAGAGGAGGTTGATCCTAAAGGCTTCTTTGTCAAGAAACAGAACATTCAAGATTGGAATTCATATTGTAGAATTTCAATTGGCTGCTTCTATAAGTGATGAAAGCTAG